The following proteins are encoded in a genomic region of Chloracidobacterium sp.:
- a CDS encoding type II toxin-antitoxin system Phd/YefM family antitoxin, with protein MKSLPVGEFKAHFSEVLELVQQGESVGVLYGKGKKPVAKLVPVDAPKQKAKRKLGILEGKVKFKFAKNFKMTDEELLDFRR; from the coding sequence ATGAAAAGCCTACCGGTCGGAGAATTTAAAGCCCATTTTTCTGAAGTATTGGAACTCGTTCAGCAGGGCGAGAGTGTCGGTGTATTGTATGGCAAGGGCAAGAAGCCTGTTGCAAAATTAGTGCCGGTTGATGCTCCGAAGCAAAAAGCGAAGCGAAAACTCGGCATCCTAGAAGGCAAGGTCAAATTCAAGTTTGCAAAGAACTTCAAGATGACAGATGAGGAACTGCTCGACTTTCGCAGATGA
- the serS gene encoding serine--tRNA ligase: MLDLNFVRENIDSVRSALRNRNFPADALDRFTELDAERRRVIGEADRTNQLRNAASKEIGALMQTGDTAAAEAKKSEVAGLKEKQAELEKLRDEADAAMHELLAGLPNIPADDVPVGADETANKEIRRIGEPPIFDFEPKDHVDLGEALGILDFERAVKIAGSRFAILTGAGARLERALVNFMLDIHTGKNNYVETLPPFLVNRQALFGTNQLPKFEEDLFHIKDDRGFALIPTAEVPVTNYHAGEILDASALPKYFVAYTPCFRSEAGSYGRDTRGLIRQHQFEKVELVKLCMPENSEQEHERLTANAEHILDLLGLPYRTVVLSTGDMGFGARKTYDIEVWLPSQRTYREISSCSNCGDFQARRMNTRFRRSGDAKPEFVHTLNGSGLAVGRTWIAVLENYQQADGSITVPDILVPYMNGMTKIG, translated from the coding sequence ATGTTAGACCTCAATTTTGTCAGAGAGAATATCGACAGCGTACGTTCGGCGCTCCGAAATCGCAATTTTCCCGCGGATGCGCTCGATCGATTCACCGAACTGGATGCCGAACGCCGCCGCGTTATCGGCGAAGCCGACCGCACGAATCAGCTTAGAAATGCTGCGAGCAAAGAGATCGGTGCGTTGATGCAGACAGGCGACACGGCCGCCGCGGAAGCGAAAAAGAGCGAGGTCGCCGGACTCAAAGAAAAGCAGGCCGAGCTTGAAAAGCTCCGTGACGAGGCCGATGCCGCGATGCACGAGCTGCTTGCAGGCCTGCCGAACATTCCTGCTGACGACGTCCCTGTCGGCGCTGATGAAACGGCGAATAAGGAGATACGCCGCATCGGTGAACCGCCCATTTTCGACTTCGAACCGAAGGATCATGTCGATCTCGGCGAGGCTCTCGGCATTCTCGATTTTGAACGCGCGGTAAAGATCGCAGGCTCGCGTTTCGCGATACTGACCGGTGCCGGAGCAAGGCTCGAGCGCGCTTTGGTCAATTTCATGCTGGATATCCACACGGGAAAGAACAATTATGTCGAGACGCTGCCGCCGTTCCTCGTAAACCGGCAGGCACTTTTCGGCACCAATCAGCTCCCGAAATTTGAAGAAGATCTCTTTCACATAAAGGACGATCGCGGCTTTGCGCTTATACCGACCGCGGAAGTGCCCGTAACTAACTATCACGCTGGCGAGATACTTGATGCTTCGGCACTGCCGAAATATTTCGTCGCATACACGCCGTGCTTTCGCAGCGAAGCGGGCAGTTACGGCCGCGACACACGCGGGCTGATACGCCAGCATCAGTTCGAAAAGGTCGAGCTTGTAAAGCTCTGTATGCCCGAAAACTCCGAACAAGAGCACGAAAGGCTTACCGCTAATGCCGAACATATCCTCGATCTGCTTGGGCTGCCTTACAGGACGGTGGTTCTGTCAACGGGTGATATGGGCTTCGGGGCACGCAAGACGTACGACATCGAGGTTTGGCTGCCGAGCCAAAGAACGTACCGCGAGATATCGAGCTGCTCCAACTGCGGCGACTTTCAGGCTCGGCGTATGAATACGCGGTTTCGCCGCAGCGGCGATGCGAAACCTGAGTTCGTACATACGCTCAACGGAAGCGGTTTGGCCGTCGGCCGCACATGGATCGCCGTGCTGGAGAATTATCAGCAGGCAGACGGCTCGATCACGGTCCCCGACATCCTCGTTCCCTATATGAACGGTATGACAAAGATCGGTTGA
- the ribB gene encoding 3,4-dihydroxy-2-butanone-4-phosphate synthase → MSLDPIEAAVQDIRDGKMIIIVDDEDRENEGDLVCAAEKVTPDIINFMAVHGRGLICLPLTEERCDELQLTAQTSENTSSMGTAFTVSIEAREGVTTGISAADRAKTILTAVDPASKPSDLARPGHVFPLRAKRGGVLVRVGQTEASVDIARIAGLKPAAVICEIMNDDGTMARMPQLTAFAEKHGLKIISVADLVKYRISKETLVRRLIEADLPSDHGTWRTILYENVMNGEIHAVFIMGDISDATVPILVRVQTENVTFAMFGSKIGEAGNAMQAAFREIEKEGRGVILYLRQRENNLDLVHQLRTYKVMQEKGVDLATARKETGYGKHHDIGIGAQILKDLGIQKIRLLTNRPPKGHAVDAFGFEIVGTVNV, encoded by the coding sequence ATGTCCCTTGACCCCATCGAAGCGGCCGTTCAAGACATCCGTGACGGCAAGATGATCATCATTGTCGATGATGAAGATCGCGAGAACGAGGGCGACCTTGTTTGCGCGGCCGAGAAGGTAACGCCGGATATCATCAACTTCATGGCCGTACACGGCCGCGGCCTCATCTGCCTGCCGCTTACCGAGGAACGCTGCGACGAGTTGCAGCTGACGGCTCAAACTTCCGAGAATACATCGAGCATGGGGACGGCGTTCACAGTCTCGATCGAGGCGCGCGAGGGTGTTACGACGGGCATCTCGGCCGCTGACCGTGCCAAGACCATACTTACGGCCGTTGATCCCGCATCAAAGCCGAGCGATCTGGCGCGTCCGGGCCATGTTTTCCCGCTGCGGGCAAAGCGCGGCGGTGTCCTCGTGCGCGTCGGCCAAACCGAAGCGAGCGTAGATATTGCACGCATCGCGGGTCTCAAGCCTGCGGCCGTTATTTGCGAGATAATGAATGATGACGGCACGATGGCCCGAATGCCGCAGTTGACCGCATTTGCGGAAAAGCACGGCCTCAAGATCATATCGGTCGCCGACCTTGTAAAATACCGCATCTCGAAAGAGACGCTGGTTCGCCGCCTTATTGAAGCCGATCTGCCGTCCGATCACGGCACATGGCGAACCATACTTTACGAGAACGTGATGAACGGCGAGATCCACGCAGTTTTTATCATGGGCGACATTTCCGATGCAACGGTGCCGATACTCGTCCGCGTCCAAACCGAGAACGTTACGTTCGCAATGTTCGGTTCAAAGATCGGCGAGGCGGGAAATGCCATGCAGGCCGCTTTTCGAGAGATAGAAAAGGAGGGCCGCGGCGTCATCCTTTATCTGCGGCAGCGTGAGAACAACCTCGACCTTGTGCACCAACTTCGCACCTATAAGGTTATGCAGGAAAAGGGCGTTGACCTTGCGACAGCACGAAAAGAGACCGGTTACGGCAAACATCACGACATCGGCATCGGTGCTCAGATACTTAAAGACCTCGGCATACAAAAGATCAGGCTTCTTACGAACCGTCCGCCGAAAGGACATGCTGTGGACGCGTTCGGTTTTGAGATCGTCGGAACGGTTAACGTTTGA
- a CDS encoding DUF1844 domain-containing protein gives MDEKDEKDEEVQFKVADRRKFNPDGTIREGVVLDEPPPKREEEETNEAADVHPAPSSSENTEPQAAEEVPPPTVDAFEFDEEGRADEADIPGADDPASFVNFLSTLASNAAISLGAMPHPSTGRAAVDLDTGKYWLDVLGMIRDKTKGNLHPQEARLIEGLLADLRMQYVHLVKATEEKLKTQAAKRFSSDEILGKK, from the coding sequence ATGGACGAGAAAGACGAAAAGGACGAAGAGGTTCAATTCAAGGTCGCCGATCGGCGAAAATTCAATCCTGACGGCACCATCCGCGAAGGTGTGGTGCTTGACGAACCACCGCCGAAGCGTGAAGAAGAAGAAACGAATGAGGCCGCTGACGTACATCCTGCGCCTTCGAGTTCGGAAAATACTGAACCGCAAGCTGCGGAAGAGGTTCCGCCGCCCACGGTCGATGCATTCGAATTTGACGAAGAGGGGCGTGCGGACGAGGCTGACATTCCCGGTGCGGATGATCCCGCGAGCTTTGTTAATTTCCTGTCAACACTTGCCAGTAACGCTGCGATCTCGCTCGGTGCGATGCCGCATCCGTCAACGGGCCGTGCGGCAGTCGATCTTGACACCGGCAAATATTGGCTCGACGTACTCGGCATGATCCGCGACAAGACAAAGGGCAATCTTCATCCGCAGGAGGCCCGCTTGATAGAAGGCCTGTTAGCGGACCTGCGTATGCAGTACGTCCATCTCGTAAAAGCGACGGAAGAGAAACTGAAAACACAGGCGGCAAAGCGATTTTCGAGCGATGAGATCCTTGGCAAAAAGTAG
- a CDS encoding putative toxin-antitoxin system toxin component, PIN family, whose product MIRVVIDTGVVVSAAFRDRTPEQLVLFVSESKDHEWVVSPSILKEYNEVLARKKFALPDEILTEWQKKFEQFTTRIEPNITVDFQRDRTDTIFLECAIAAEAKYLVSGDKDLEDAVDLVETTIIDVSQFMALVAN is encoded by the coding sequence ATGATACGAGTCGTCATAGACACAGGCGTTGTCGTTTCAGCCGCCTTTCGTGACCGAACACCCGAACAATTGGTCCTTTTTGTTTCCGAAAGTAAAGATCACGAGTGGGTTGTATCGCCATCGATCCTGAAGGAATACAACGAAGTCTTGGCGAGGAAAAAGTTTGCGCTTCCCGACGAAATACTCACGGAATGGCAGAAGAAATTTGAACAATTTACAACGCGTATCGAACCCAATATAACTGTCGATTTTCAACGCGATCGCACGGATACAATTTTTCTCGAATGCGCGATCGCAGCGGAGGCTAAATATTTAGTATCGGGCGACAAAGATCTGGAAGACGCCGTAGACCTGGTCGAAACAACAATAATTGACGTTTCGCAATTCATGGCATTGGTTGCTAATTGA
- the mazG gene encoding nucleoside triphosphate pyrophosphohydrolase: MSKSFDELIAVMSRLRAPGGCPWDREQTYGSLAQYLIEETYETFDAIHEAEETGETASLKEELGDLLLQVVFHATIGKERGDFDIDDIAAGITQKLVLRHPHVFADGKLERAQDVVDNWDKLKADERAATGKKAKPRNSILDEVPVHFPALLEAVKVSKKAAKAGFDWKDTSDIFEKFDEELAELRDAVTRGDAENAAEEVGDLLFVIVNLARRLDVEPETALKRTNRKFRRRFAAIEAELKSAGKTFDDVSLEEMDAMWDRAKAAE, encoded by the coding sequence ATGTCGAAAAGTTTTGATGAATTGATCGCCGTGATGTCCCGATTGCGTGCTCCGGGCGGCTGCCCGTGGGATCGTGAGCAGACATACGGTTCGCTTGCCCAATACCTGATCGAGGAAACTTACGAGACCTTTGATGCGATACACGAGGCCGAAGAAACCGGCGAAACGGCTTCGCTGAAAGAAGAACTCGGCGACCTTTTGCTGCAAGTCGTATTTCACGCAACCATCGGCAAGGAACGGGGCGATTTTGACATCGATGACATTGCCGCCGGAATAACACAAAAGCTCGTGCTGCGGCATCCGCACGTTTTTGCCGACGGCAAGCTGGAGAGGGCACAGGACGTCGTCGATAATTGGGACAAGCTTAAGGCCGACGAGCGTGCCGCAACGGGCAAGAAGGCGAAGCCGCGTAACTCGATACTGGACGAAGTGCCTGTGCATTTCCCCGCATTACTCGAAGCCGTAAAGGTTTCAAAGAAGGCCGCAAAGGCAGGTTTTGATTGGAAGGATACCTCGGATATTTTTGAGAAATTCGACGAGGAACTTGCAGAACTCCGCGACGCTGTGACCCGTGGTGATGCCGAGAACGCCGCCGAAGAGGTCGGTGATCTTTTGTTCGTTATCGTCAACCTCGCTCGGCGGCTCGATGTCGAACCTGAAACGGCACTCAAACGAACGAACAGGAAGTTCCGGCGGCGCTTTGCCGCGATCGAGGCTGAATTAAAATCGGCGGGCAAGACGTTCGACGACGTATCGCTTGAAGAAATGGATGCGATGTGGGACCGCGCAAAGGCCGCCGAGTGA
- a CDS encoding type II toxin-antitoxin system VapC family toxin codes for MNYLLDTHTLIWALTHTKRLPAKTKLVLEDARNMSHVSAVTFWEMAIKIRSGRLEPIGDWESPIPYVEMLGFRTIPLLPEEAVTSKDLTENTHLDPFDRMLIWQAISRGLVLISGDREFERFKPDGLRLLWD; via the coding sequence ATGAACTACCTTCTCGACACCCACACATTGATCTGGGCTCTCACCCATACGAAGAGACTACCGGCGAAAACGAAATTGGTGCTTGAGGACGCGAGAAATATGTCGCATGTCAGCGCCGTCACTTTTTGGGAGATGGCGATCAAGATTCGAAGCGGTAGGCTTGAACCGATCGGTGACTGGGAATCGCCGATCCCTTATGTCGAGATGCTTGGCTTTCGTACTATTCCACTCTTGCCGGAAGAAGCGGTAACCTCAAAGGACCTTACGGAAAACACGCATTTAGACCCGTTCGATCGGATGTTGATCTGGCAGGCGATCAGCCGAGGCCTTGTGCTTATCAGCGGAGACCGCGAGTTCGAACGGTTCAAACCCGACGGCCTGCGACTGCTTTGGGACTGA
- a CDS encoding MBL fold metallo-hydrolase, protein MKFTFLGTGTSTGVPTIACDCETCMSNDPRDKRLRVSILVEHRDKKILVDTSSDFRQQALRANIRHLDAVLITHCHVDHVFGLDDIRPLNFKFGAMPIFANETAWADLRRIFQYVFEPSHFGGGLPRLIPHTVHPRAAFSIGSDLEITPIEVIHGKLPVIAYRFNDFAYATDLKVIPPESMDALRGLDVFVLDCVRVKPHSTHLCLDEALAVIEELKPKRAFLTHLNHDILYERDSRLLPDNVQFAVDGLTVSDT, encoded by the coding sequence ATGAAGTTCACATTTCTAGGAACAGGCACATCGACAGGCGTCCCGACGATCGCCTGCGACTGCGAGACCTGTATGTCAAATGACCCGCGTGATAAGCGGCTGCGTGTCTCGATACTCGTCGAACATCGCGACAAAAAGATCCTTGTCGATACCTCTTCAGACTTTCGTCAGCAGGCACTGCGGGCAAATATACGCCATCTCGACGCCGTTCTGATCACGCATTGCCATGTCGATCACGTCTTTGGGCTTGACGATATTAGGCCGCTCAATTTCAAGTTTGGCGCGATGCCGATCTTTGCCAACGAGACGGCGTGGGCCGACCTGCGGCGCATCTTTCAGTATGTTTTCGAGCCTTCGCACTTCGGCGGCGGGCTGCCGCGGCTGATCCCGCACACGGTTCATCCGAGAGCAGCTTTCTCGATCGGCAGTGATCTCGAAATAACCCCGATCGAGGTCATTCACGGTAAGCTGCCTGTCATCGCCTATCGCTTCAACGACTTCGCATACGCCACCGACCTTAAGGTCATTCCGCCCGAATCGATGGACGCACTTCGCGGCCTCGACGTTTTTGTACTTGACTGCGTGCGTGTAAAGCCGCATTCGACACACCTTTGCTTGGATGAGGCACTGGCCGTCATCGAAGAGCTAAAGCCGAAACGAGCATTCCTCACACACCTCAATCACGACATCCTCTACGAACGCGACTCGCGCCTCCTGCCGGATAATGTGCAATTCGCAGTGGACGGCCTGACCGTGTCCGACACCTAA
- the galU gene encoding UTP--glucose-1-phosphate uridylyltransferase GalU, producing MTNKIRKAVFPAAGLGTRFLPATKASPKEMLPLVDKPLIQYAVEEAVTSGIESILIITGRDKSAIENHFDISFELEQLLKEKGKTAMFDQVRAVSDIAKISYTRQKQALGLGHAIQQAGDFVGDEPFAVLLADDLVDAEVPALRQMMDVYERFHAPVIATMQVEGEAISRFGVIDADEVEPNIFRIKDMVEKPRFEDAPSDLAIIGRYIFTPDIFAAIEDTQPGAGGEIQITDAMRILLRSRPMYAVKLDGKRHDAGDKMGFLIATVEYALKRDDLGEGFREYLKGLDLDQ from the coding sequence ATGACAAATAAAATTCGTAAGGCCGTTTTCCCTGCAGCGGGACTTGGCACCCGCTTTCTTCCGGCGACAAAAGCCTCGCCGAAGGAAATGCTGCCGCTCGTTGATAAGCCATTGATCCAATATGCGGTAGAAGAAGCTGTCACATCAGGCATTGAATCGATCCTGATCATCACAGGCCGCGACAAGAGCGCGATCGAGAATCACTTCGACATCTCATTCGAACTTGAACAATTGCTCAAAGAAAAGGGCAAGACAGCCATGTTCGACCAAGTGCGGGCGGTCTCCGACATAGCAAAGATAAGCTACACTCGGCAGAAACAAGCACTCGGCCTCGGGCATGCGATACAGCAGGCAGGTGATTTTGTCGGCGACGAGCCGTTCGCGGTGCTGCTTGCTGATGACCTTGTCGATGCAGAGGTGCCCGCACTTCGTCAAATGATGGATGTTTATGAGCGCTTTCATGCACCGGTTATTGCGACGATGCAGGTCGAGGGTGAGGCGATCTCGCGCTTCGGCGTAATTGACGCGGATGAGGTAGAGCCGAACATCTTTCGTATAAAGGATATGGTCGAGAAACCGCGTTTTGAGGACGCGCCGTCCGACCTTGCGATCATCGGCCGCTATATTTTTACACCTGATATCTTTGCCGCTATTGAGGATACACAGCCCGGAGCGGGCGGCGAGATCCAGATAACCGATGCGATGCGGATATTGCTCAGATCGCGGCCGATGTATGCCGTAAAGCTTGACGGCAAGCGGCACGATGCCGGAGATAAGATGGGCTTTTTGATCGCAACGGTCGAATATGCGCTCAAGCGCGACGACCTCGGCGAAGGTTTTCGCGAATACCTAAAAGGCCTCGATCTCGATCAATGA
- a CDS encoding AbrB/MazE/SpoVT family DNA-binding domain-containing protein produces MKTQIIQIGNSQGIRIPKVLLEETRISGEVELIRTADGILIKPSRQPRDGWDAEFARMAENDDDEVLFTAGATDFETKGWKW; encoded by the coding sequence ATGAAGACACAGATCATCCAGATCGGTAATTCGCAGGGCATCCGCATTCCGAAAGTGCTGCTCGAAGAAACCCGCATATCAGGCGAGGTTGAGCTTATCCGCACGGCTGACGGGATCCTGATAAAGCCTTCGCGACAGCCGCGTGACGGATGGGACGCCGAGTTCGCACGGATGGCTGAGAACGATGACGACGAGGTGCTTTTTACCGCCGGTGCTACTGACTTTGAGACGAAAGGATGGAAGTGGTAA
- a CDS encoding type II toxin-antitoxin system PemK/MazF family toxin: MEVVKRFDVHLLDLDAVPGREARNTRLCVVISPDEMNRRLSSVIIAPVTSSNTPYPTRVRVEVLNAERMIVLDQIQTVDRKSLVKKVGELDAETQTAVLSILAELFA; this comes from the coding sequence ATGGAAGTGGTAAAGCGATTCGACGTCCATTTGCTTGATCTGGATGCGGTTCCCGGCCGTGAGGCTCGGAACACGCGCCTGTGCGTCGTGATCTCGCCGGACGAGATGAACCGCCGGCTTTCAAGCGTCATTATCGCCCCCGTAACCTCATCAAATACGCCCTATCCGACACGTGTTCGGGTCGAGGTACTCAATGCCGAGCGTATGATCGTGCTGGATCAGATACAGACGGTTGACCGAAAAAGCCTTGTGAAAAAGGTCGGCGAACTCGATGCCGAAACGCAAACCGCCGTGCTCAGTATCCTTGCCGAGCTTTTTGCATAG